A region from the Manihot esculenta cultivar AM560-2 chromosome 13, M.esculenta_v8, whole genome shotgun sequence genome encodes:
- the LOC110629474 gene encoding zinc-finger homeodomain protein 2, with protein MEFEDQEEHEEEEGMGFPASYDALGNSSRVKMTSSGGEQAGAGLVQSTKPRYRECLKNHAVGIGGHAVDGCGEFMAAGAEGTLDALKCAACNCHRNFHRKEINDSTTPGGGGGGGELFFHGHPHPHHLHQPMPQFAPYYRTPAGYLHVAPAQQRPLALPSTSGGQSREDQEDMSNPSGGGYGGGSGTGGSSRKRFRTKFTQEQKDRMLALAERLGWRIQKDDEAAVQQFCNETGVKRHVLKVWMHNNKHTLGKKP; from the coding sequence ATGGAGTTTGAGGATCAGGAGGAGCATGAGGAGGAAGAAGGGATGGGGTTCCCGGCCAGTTACGACGCGCTGGGTAATTCTTCCCGAGTCAAAATGACGAGTTCAGGAGGTGAACAAGCTGGAGCGGGACTGGTTCAGTCGACGAAGCCAAGATATAGAGAGTGTTTGAAGAACCACGCGGTGGGGATCGGTGGTCATGCGGTGGATGGGTGTGGCGAGTTCATGGCTGCTGGAGCTGAAGGAACACTGGACGCGCTGAAATGTGCCGCGTGTAACTGCCACAGAAACTTTCACCGCAAAGAAATCAACGACTCAACAACaccaggaggaggaggaggaggaggagaactTTTCTTCCACGGCCATCCTCACCCACATCATCTCCATCAACCGATGCCGCAATTCGCACCGTATTACAGGACCCCAGCAGGATACCTCCATGTTGCTCCAGCACAACAACGGCCGCTAGCATTGCCATCGACGTCAGGAGGTCAGAGTAGGGAAGATCAAGAAGATATGTCCAATCCAAGTGGGGGAGGATATGGAGGTGGCAGCGGTACTGGAGGGTCATCAAGAAAGAGGTTCAGAACCAAGTTCACGCAGGAGCAAAAGGACAGAATGTTGGCACTAGCTGAGAGATTGGGGTGGAGGATTCAGAAAGACGATGAAGCTGCGGTGCAGCAGTTCTGCAATGAGACTGGAGTGAAGAGGCATGTGCTTAAAGTTTGGATGCATAACAACAAGCACACTTTGGGTAAGAAACCCTAG